The genome window ACTATGTGAAAGGTGATGGGTTCGTCGtcgttgggcagatttctgtcttgtgggagtcctgctcggttgtttgtgatggccctggccaggttgcacttctgccaggttcctcGATCCCCAGCACCTACTTCTGCACCGACGTCGACGAACAGGAACTTGTACTTTGCATCGGAGAGGGCCATGATGACGATGCTGTgaaacttcttgtaattgaaatacagtgatcttccacctttgggtttcttgatcaCGACATGCTTGccatccagggctcccacacaattgaagtagttccacttgGAGGCGAATCGTTTTGCTACgtcattccattcttctggtgtcttggggcacttcatcacttctggttttTATGTCtcgataatggcttggcagactaatgggataaatcggcatatggaactcttggagactctgaagctgtattgcaggcttgtatagtcgttcccacttgccaggtggcggagagtgaccgccaacttgagtcccacctcttgtgcaagCCGCATCTTTGTGTCCTTCTTCTTCAACAGGggcgtcagcctttcgaccatctccttgaaaaattcagggtagatgcgtagaaagttcttgtgtcctttgcggtcCTCCTAGTTCAGTTCTTGTAGTAGCTGGTCGTAGCCCCCATGTAGTTGCCGCCGTGTCAGCCACTCCCGAGCCATCCTTTCTGCGTGGTGCTGGTGGCTGTGGCACTCTAGTACGCCTTCTCAACCTGTcgatgacctggactgcacatAGACACAGGACAGCTACAAAAAATCTCagggtctcctggggtgagaggctgttgaggtccatattgcatgctggtTGGGCGTGtaatgaaggatgtgcttggcaggcctctatatatacccaaggttcatatGTGGCACGATGTGGCAtggtgcatgtgcaacaatcatgcaaATTTGCATGTCGTGACTCGTGCGGATGTGCGcgcactccgcaacaacaccgcaaaCCCACCCACAACACActgctacacggagtaacaaaacCGCAAGAGCacgtgccctggcatagcaacaacgactataacaccgcgccaactccgtaacactccgctagacacCGCAGGAACACATTATGAGGTGCCTGTAACCCACCGACCGGCTCCGGGCCACGCCACCCAATAACGgtaattttttctccccactgcgtcaattttgtaacggtttcttgcggtcccacgccgtaacagcctgcaacacaaaagtgcttaggtgtaaacctaccttaacaCATACAAGCTGGTAGCATAtactatgcatacatacaaacatacacattactatatatctatacatattaattctataatatacatatatatatatatataatatatatatataatatagtataatagtatgtttgtatgtacagtGTATATGATACCAGCTTACATATGTTACTGCATGGACTCAAATGACTTCAGGAAATTccaatatttgccaaaaatgaaaCACTTATGTAAACTGTGTATCAACTGTTatttatacaacaaaataaatcCAATTTCTTGTAGCCGACCGTATTAGCTAGAACGTTTATCGCTCTCGTTGTGACTATTTTTCACGTATTTTACTATAGTTTATTTGATGACTCATCTATGTATTGATTTCTTGACTCATCTTTTGTTCCATTCTCCCAAAATATGAGATTTATGGCAGCAACGTAAACTACGGTAAATGTTAGATGCTTAAGCAATCGTTCCGTGTCCAATAATGACGTCTTCAGAAAAAGACGACTTGAGAGATCTTCCGTCTCCGACATTAATCCGAACGCCGCAGGAAAATCCCAAGAACGAGGAAAAACAACCACTTCTGTTGTGATGACATCACCAAATCGCCAATTAGGCGCAGCGGAGGCCATTACGCAATATCGCTTCGAGAACAgtccaaaaaataattaccatacaacgacagcagcaacaacaatcaTGACGAGAGCCACATTAACGTGACGCCGTTGTAATGATGGCAGGAAAAGGCCCATCAACGACTGAGGGCGCCAATGCAAGGACATCTTGccgtataaagtttttttttcagtctacTGCGTGCATTAATGACCCCGTTATTGAGTTTTTCCTGCAGCAAGGGCTATCTACCACGAATACCAAAATATCCCATACATGGTTTGTTTAGTGAAGGAACACTTATTCATTTCTGTTCTAACCAAGGACTGATGATGCTTACTAGAATTAAAGCTGTCGGAAATCAGATAGCCAATAGAATCTGATTGCTGTTAAAATGAAAGTTGTTTTCACTCCCGTGTAAACTGTCTGCTCCAGTCCCTTGAAGAGAGATGTTGTAAGGTGCTGTTTAGCAAGAATGAATAaagttcacattttttttcttggagaGGAATTTATGTAGTACAATAATAAAGCCGTCCTCAAACACTAATCTCCAGCTTCTCTTTACTTCGGCCCGTAGCAACAAGGCCGTCTCCGCAACGGTTGGCCTCCACTTGTTGATCCACCGTGAAGGGTGACTGTTAACCATACAGTTCAAGGCGTCTGATTCTGATACAAAATGCATCACTTTCCGAAGGTCTTTGAGCTGGAATATCGAACGCTACTTCGGACCAAGACGTCTGTTTATTCATGTTATGCGAAGGTCATAATAGTCATTGACAATACGTAGGTACTTCTATTTGCTGTGATAATATTGACGTTGGATAGTGCTGTGGAAAATCACGTCCTGGAATGATGGAGTTATGTTAATGTAGCTTACGAGAGCAGCAAGTATTCGAGGAATTGATTACCTTACTTACAGTTTACTTTTAATGCTAAtgtataaattttgtattttgaatgatcaactgtattttttaattatatgtatacacattatatgtatatgtatacatataaatgtatatatatatatatgtatatacttatatatgcatatgtacatatatgcacatacatacatacctaaaaGTTAAGCAGCTCAGCCCTTTGTCCTCCACTCTTGGCTGGTAGTGAGACAGTCTTTTGACATCTGGCAAACAAGGAGATTTCAATTTTTAAAGCTTTCAAGCTTATGGGTTTGCCTCCAGGGGCAGTGCTGTCCTTCTTGTAAAAGAGGCATGTACTACATGCAATGCTGAAACAGATGTCAGAAGCATACACAAAAGTCCTCATATACCTCCTGCTGGCTCTCATAGGTATGTTAAAGAGGTGGTGAGCATGTTGCTTTCTTTTAATGCTATCCATCTTGCCAGTTTGACCTTTGGGCAGCTTGTGCCGACCTTACCATTGTTAGTCTTGTCATAATCCTAATGGTAAAAGACAGAGTAATTGCACCTTGTCCTTCATATGGATGGCAAGGATTCCATCAGTAGAGTAGTAATGATTTGTGGTCCATGGCCTTGACAAGAGTCATGACGACATTCCCAGTTTGGTTGTGACCCTTTCAGTCTCTACAGATCTGCATCCTTACCAGTCCCTGAGATAGGATCCACAATAATGATGAAATTGTCATCGTAGATGCAAGTATGCTAGGTGTCTCTCATGGTCTTGGCCTAGGCGATGATGGTCTTCATACTGATGAGGATGTCCTTGGCCTTGATCTCGAGTTTGCAGGTTACTCTTTCAGCAGAAGCATATATCTTCGGGACATAGCTCACAGAACTTCACATTGCTGTAGAATCTCCTAGGGGTGCAGTGATGGAAGACTTAATGAGAATGCATTGAATGAgtataaaaatatcttttaacaTACCCCCCTTTAAATAGTTCCTGTAAATTATCCCTTTATCTCATCTTTTAAATGTTTCCTTGAACCCTCCTTTTTAAATTGTCTTTTTAACTCATCCTTTTGAATTGCACTGTTGAGcaacacatgtatataattatctctctagtaaatatatcataaattaatGAACTAAAATCTTAAGAAAGAATTGTATTTCATAAAGAAACCCTTGAATGAATGTTAACTACATGGTATttcatgcaaatattttttttatattcatcagaTATAGAAACCCTTTAATGATACAGTTTCAAACGGGACCTCGACTTTATTCAGAGGGTCTCCAGCAAGACAgcttatttgtaaaatatatatacaactcataaaaattaaaaaaccgtGCTCGGATGGTTAGCAATGTTGCAAGGGCGGAAAGAGGTGTTGGTAACATTACTTACAGACATAAGCAGGCTGAGAAATGGTTATTGTCGGAATGGCAGACTAGGGAAAGAGTTGTGGGAGGGAAGGGGGTGGCCAAGTGGGGAAAGGGGGAAGACTAAGAAAGATGGGTAGAGAGGTATAGGTGGGCCTCTTGACTTCTCTAGAGCTTTTGCAACTGATATTGACTTAAAAGAACTATGCCACTTGCCAGATCACCACACATCACTTTGTTTATCGCATTTAACCAGCTGAGACGGATGGCATCAGTACAGTAGCATATGGTCAGATGTGTGTGGGTAGGCAGGCACTTGTATTTTTTTGTCAACTTCAGTGCTGTTGGCGGAAAAGAATTCGTCATTGTGGTTTTTCGCTGTTGAATGGTTGATTGAGTATGTCATGATAACGTCATACAAATTTTGTTCTCCAGTTGGCTACACATGAAGGGTATCATGTGCACTTTGTAGCAAAGAAAGCTTCTCTCCTTTGTCCAATTCTCTGTGTTATTGTGTGATGGGTAAGAGCGTTTTTTTTCGCCTTTTTTGAGTACACAGTGAATGTACCCAGTATATTTTGTTACGAATATGAGAAAATAAGGTAGGTAGTTGCCTTTTGCGCCAAGTTTTCAGTTTAAAACGTTAtggttgttgtttataagcatatTTAGTGTTTATAGTTGCACGTTATTGACAAGGTAGGGGGGAATAGGGCAAGAAGTTGCTGTTTTACATccgtagaatattttttttatcatatccgGATATTTCCATTATCTGTCAGGCCCTTGAATGCATTAATATGGTTAT of Macrobrachium nipponense isolate FS-2020 chromosome 11, ASM1510439v2, whole genome shotgun sequence contains these proteins:
- the LOC135212426 gene encoding uncharacterized protein LOC135212426, with the translated sequence MKCPKTPEEWNDVAKRFASKWNYFNCVGALDGKHVVIKKPKGGRSLYFNYKKFHSIVIMALSDAKYKFLFVDVGAEVGAGDRGTWQKCNLARAITNNRAGLPQDRNLPNDDEPITFHIVADDAFALNPWLMKPYSHQLQDPTERIYSNRLSRARRVVENAFGLLQMRW